In Musa acuminata AAA Group cultivar baxijiao chromosome BXJ2-3, Cavendish_Baxijiao_AAA, whole genome shotgun sequence, the following proteins share a genomic window:
- the LOC103977060 gene encoding probable WRKY transcription factor 31, whose protein sequence is MTQSYMDRRGGGAGVLTLDTSAPLFLASSSNYVGTGGGVLKRKQPTDSSDHHLGTGAIEFPISLNARSHAEMAEEALSSNPAVADEKKKNTNETSMVEQVDDEDDKEGRNELAAMQAELARMNEENQKLRLLLSQVSASYSALEMHLATLTRQGHQRNNESWKAREVIEVMGATVDAMNRDRERVIFPRHFMELGPAAEEDKPSNSSTASPGRSSPPPDNLLYKNDENLDPSWNTNKALKFTPTKTAEQTPLATMRKARVSVRARSELTMIADGCHWRKYGQKIAKGNPCPRAYYRCTMATGCPVRKQVQRCADDRSILITTYEGNHNHPLPPAAMAMKSTTSAAASMLLSGSMTSTDGLMNSNFLASTVLPCSSSMATVSASAPFPTVTLDLTQDPNPLLSKRPPAAQFHFPFPSGGAPPQPQSLPHVHGQKLLNQSAFSEFQTSPQMAASQLPQQRAQPVVPPSLTEAVSAATAAITADPNFAAALADAIKSVIGGGHRPPVNSSDNIM, encoded by the exons ATGACACAGAGTTACATGGATAGAAGGGGTGGTGGTGCAGGAGTGCTCACCTTGGACACGTCGGCGCCTCTCTTCCTTGCTTCGTCCTCGAACTACGTCGGCACCGGTGGTGGTGTTTTGAAGCGCAAACAGCCAACGGACTCCAGCGACCATCACTTGGGCACCGGTGCGATCGAGTTCCCGATCAGCCTAAACGCCCGGTCGCATGCCGAGATGGCGGAGGAGGCGCTGAGCAGCAATCCGGCCGTTgcggatgagaagaagaagaataccaATGAAACAAGCATGGTAGAGCAGGTCGATGATGAAGATGACAAAGAAGGCAGGAACGAG CTGGCAGCCATGCAAGCAGAGCTGGCGCGCATGAACGAGGAGAACCAGAAGCTGAGGTTACTGCTGAGCCAAGTGAGTGCCAGTTACAGCGCCCTCGAGATGCATCTGGCCACCCTGACGCGACAGGGGCACCAACGGAACAACGAAAGCTGGAAGGCACGCGAGGTAATCGAGGTTATGGGTGCAACGGTTGACGCCATGAATCGCGACCGGGAACGAGTCATCTTCCCCAGGCACTTCATGGAACTGGGTCCGGCCGCGGAGGAGGACAAGCCGTCGAATTCATCGACTGCCAGCCCCGGACGTTCGTCACCGCCACCGGACAATCTTCTGTACAAGAATGATGAGAACCTTGACCCAAGTTGGAACACTAACAAAGCTCTCAAGTTCACCCCCACAAAGACTGCCGAGCAGACGCCACTGGCCACCATGAGGAAAGCTCGCGTTTCTGTTCGAGCTCGATCTGAGTTGACCATG ATTGCGGATGGATGTCACTGGAGGAAGTACGGGCAGAAGATCGCCAAGGGAAACCCATGCCCGAGAGCTTACTACCGATGCACCATGGCTACCGGTTGTCCTGTCCGCAAGCAA GTGCAGAGGTGCGCCGACGATCGTTCGATCCTGATAACGACCTACGAGGGGAATCACAACCATCCCCTCCCACCGGCCGCCATGGCGATGAAGTCGACCACCTCGGCTGCGGCGTCGATGCTCCTCTCCGGGTCGATGACCAGCACCGATGGGCTGATGAACTCGAACTTCCTAGCCAGCACCGTTCTCCCGTGCTCGTCGAGCATGGCCACCGTATCAGCGTCCGCTCCCTTCCCGACCGTCACCTTGGATCTCACACAAGATCCGAATCCTTTACTGTCCAAAAGGCCACCTGCCGCCCAATTCCACTTCCCCTTCCCCAGCGGCGGTGCTCCGCCTCAACCACAGTCCCTGCCGCATGTCCATGGCCAAAAGCTACTCAACCAGTCGGCATTCTCGGAGTTCCAAACGTCGCCGCAGATGGCCGCCTCCCAGTTACCGCAGCAAAGGGCACAACCGGTCGTGCCGCCGTCACTGACGGAGGCGGTGAGCGCCGCGACGGCAGCCATAACGGCCGACCCAAACTTCGCCGCCGCGCTGGCCGATGCCATCAAGTCCGTCATCGGCGGTGGCCATCGGCCGCCCGTCAACAGCAGCGATAACATTATGTAA